Below is a window of Flavobacterium sp. CFS9 DNA.
CAGGGTATCACTCTAAATCACCCTAATTTTGGTTCAGTTTGGCGACAAATCGACTTTGACTTTTTTACCAGTGAAGAATGCGGTGCAAAACTGAAAGAAAATAACATTCAACTGGTAACCTGGCGAGAGATTGGATCAATTCTATAAATTAGAAAATTCGGCAATTAGTCAATTATTTTTCCAACTCTCAGAAAGATCCTGACCGCAAAAAAAATGACCTTACAAATTCAGATCACAGGTCTTTTTGATTTCATAAACCCAAAACAATCAGCTTTTCGCAATATTTGGTCAAAAAAAGGCGAAATTTTCGTTTTTACCGGAAACTAAAGCGAAAAATCATTTGTCTCCCCGCAAAATAAAAATTACTTTTGCACCAGTTTAACTTTTACACATAAAATGAAGCCTAACACACAACAATTAAGCGATTTAACTATCCAAGTAAGAAGAGACATTCTTCGAATGGTACATGCTGTCAACTCAGGTCACCCAGGTGGTTCATTAGGTTGTACTGAATTTTTGGTAACACTTTACCAAAACATTATGGAACGCAAAGAAGGTTTTGATATGAACGGAATTGGAGAAGACATTTTCTTCCTTTCAAACGGACATATTTCTCCTGTTTTTTATAGCGTATTAGCACGTAGCGGTTATTTCCCTGTTTCAGAACTTGCCACTTTCAGATTACTAAACTCTCGTTTGCAAGGACATCCAACCACTCATGAAGGATTACCTGGAATTCGCATGGCTTCTGGTTCATTAGGACAAGGTTTATCTGTAGCTATTGGTGCTGCTGAAGCAAAAAAACTAAACAAAGACAATCATTTAATTTACAGCTTACACGGAGACGGTGAATTACAGGAAGGTCAAAACTGGGAAGCGATCATGTATGCTTCTGCCAAAAAAGTAGACAACCTTATTGCAACTGTAGACGTTAACGGAAAACAAATTGACGGAACAACTGACGAAGTTTTAGCAATGGGAAGCCTTCGTGCAAAATTTGAAGCTTTTGACTGGGACGTTCTTGAAATTAAAGAAGGAAACAATATCGAAGCTATTATTGCAGGTTTAAACGATGCAAAATCAAGAACCGGAAAAGGAAAGCCAGTTTGTATTTTGCTATATACAGAAATGGGTAACGGAGTTGATTTTATGATGCACACACATGCATGGCATGGTAAAGCACCAAACAACGATCAGTTGGCAAGTGCTCTGGCTCAAAATACATCAACTTTAGCAGACTATTAAAAACAGCTTTAAGCTTTAAGCAGTAAGCTTTACGCCTATTGCCCACAGCCTATTGCGTACAGCAAAAAAACAAAAATGAAAAAATATACAAATACAGGAAGTAAAGATACTCGTTCGGGTTTTGGAGCGGGAATGACTGAACTAGGTCAAAAAAACGAAAATGTTGTGGCATTATGTGCTGATTTAATTGGATCATTAAAATTTGATGATTTCAAAAAAAACCACCCGGAACGTTTCTTTCAAATCGGAATCGCTGAAGCGAACATGATTGGAATCGCTGCAGGTTTAACTATTGGAGG
It encodes the following:
- a CDS encoding transketolase; the protein is MKPNTQQLSDLTIQVRRDILRMVHAVNSGHPGGSLGCTEFLVTLYQNIMERKEGFDMNGIGEDIFFLSNGHISPVFYSVLARSGYFPVSELATFRLLNSRLQGHPTTHEGLPGIRMASGSLGQGLSVAIGAAEAKKLNKDNHLIYSLHGDGELQEGQNWEAIMYASAKKVDNLIATVDVNGKQIDGTTDEVLAMGSLRAKFEAFDWDVLEIKEGNNIEAIIAGLNDAKSRTGKGKPVCILLYTEMGNGVDFMMHTHAWHGKAPNNDQLASALAQNTSTLADY